In Pieris rapae chromosome 18, ilPieRapa1.1, whole genome shotgun sequence, one genomic interval encodes:
- the LOC110996235 gene encoding gem-associated protein 5-like: MDDTILFPSPNWFQTTVLAVTSDNWLIYGGPSRGLCVCKPYKANENGQAYQTHFINRAHGEKIVSVDISPEWPEKRCIVAGSGDGVVKQWSFTEINKSIKIKLEQSHDLHHKENEEVVGVGYINETFVITIGSFGNLVKWDIASNVVKSYDKLLKNFKPTCMACSPHLPFNVAVGTKQGIIFVLDLNYNGKILYKVRGQNEETLSVSWCPQYEVVLQKSLETTEAKFQLSDRLAKIRLDGTEEDKLNNSALAKDLPDDSFENSIVEEDDMFDIYKDHEEEEFGHKKYKPELIRVKIKEEKEENKDDFLSECLKLKEDLLKRKNEPEESIHSLVKKVDGDIEENPNTEKLNSDCKEISNQKVEEASTHIHKHLLASIGKAGSVRIWSKSGKLVSSCVISGHNRNMKLKSPMWATLLWYRPDVLLISNGRSELFRCNPLKLDSKNKLHWNVEHILHKRGLYAISTNAPRQQSKDQSEDKIEDKFSNKLKQEDWVVWTISQDRNMICHSVENKKCLGQYNSAGGYVYMIDPCPYDARQYAICVGDGAVRVWETDLDEDHNQLSKGTLRTYWQNVQGKVLTVAWHPTTEDLLAFSTGESRVGLINTSGKGEKPARLLVPAGRGGVYSISWGQGNNLYACGGGELVMYNTKNSNDDPIQIPVQVEGNKWSLCSVQYSSRGLLVGSTAGGIALLDTEKHQLQTAAFIFSKMIHKVDWHPQQISSSSEDSPLRNLIAVSSLDKQNLIAILEYDDEGDSPKIVTWKMLAGHKGPVIQVAWNPHIDHYLLSSSDDSTVRVWDVVQGVCTHIFGGHTQKSLAVGWASFPQLANTALSGGADYSLRLWDIRDFKAESYEEMKHEIVKEKKKKKAVKSEDKSDDTATEAAERVKTHKKFLLPTIGRQIYPINASKLRKMAEKMLKMSERDDEEEFQMDFLKLFGSTNDFNSVLDLELEQHLEARRLESYMMLLVLRGDISNMVQFASENDLLTPFLVSLAPCVSFKYWKDTMQLYLAQMDRLAAKGEHEKTILPESYGGVVYRKAAVLLSLHDIKGAVNELVEGRLFLEAYLLAKTRHMDSIAEETLHKWATFGRENGCYSISAFCQIILGDAYQASVLLSTINDEGCLMLSSDLAKLAGQETFAEHLDDKLKKIHSTEKPSENLKSLPTRTELAVNETNGVETNDA, translated from the exons atggaTGATACTATACTTTTTCCCTCGCCGAATTGGTTTCAGACAACGGTTTTAGCTGTGACTTCTGATAACTGGCTTATTTATGGAGGGCCAAGTAGAGGTCTTTGCGTTTGTAAACCATATAAAGCTAATGAAAATGGCCAGGCTTATCAGACACACTTTATTAACAGAGCACATGGTGAGAA gATAGTCAGTGTAGATATATCTCCCGAATGGCCTGAAAAGAGATGCATTGTTGCTGGTAGTGGAGATGGTGTAGTAAAGCAATGGTCATTTactgaaataaacaaaagtattaAGATAAAACTTGAGCAGAGCCATGACTTACATCACAAAGAAAATGAG GAAGTTGTTGGAGTGGgttatattaatgaaacatttgTTATTACAATTGGCAGTTTtggtaatttagttaaatgggATATTGCCTCTAATGTTGTTAAAAgttatgataaattattaaaaaattttaagcCAACATGTATGGCATGTTCCCCTCATCTGCCTTTTAATGTAGCAGTGGGTACTAAACAGGGTATAATATTTGTACTGGATTTGAATT ATAACGGTAAAATACTATACAAAGTAAGAGGGCAGAATGAAGAAACATTAAGTGTGTCTTGGTGTCCACAATATGAGGTTGTACTGCAAAAATCTCTAGAAACAACTGAGGCTAAGTTCCAATTATCTGATAGATTAGCTAAAATAAGACTAGACGGCACTGAAGaagataagttaaataattcagCATTAGCAAAAGACTTGCCTGATGATAGTTTTGAAAATTCAATAGTTGAAGAAGATGATATGTTTGACATATACAAAGATCATGAGGAAGAAGAATTTGggcacaaaaaatataaaccagAATTAATAAGGGTAAAAATTAAGGAAGAAAAGGAAGAGAATAAAGATGACTTTCTAAGTGaatgcttaaaattaaaagaagatCTGTTGAAGAGAAAGAATGAACCTGAAGAGTCTATTCACAGCCTTGTTAAAAAAGTTGATGGAGATATTGAAGAAAATCCTAATACAGAAAAACTTAATTCAGATTGTAAAGAAATATCTAATCAAAAAGTGGAAGAGGCTAGTACTCATATACACAAACATCTTTTAGCTTCTATTGGAAAAGCTGG AAGTGTAAGAATTTGGTCTAAATCTGGCAAATTGGTTAGTAGCTGTGTCATCAGTGGTCACAATAGAAACATGAAACTGAAATCACCAATGTGGGCGACATTATTGTGGTATCGACCTGATGTTTTACTTATATCAAATGGCAGGAGTGAGCTGTTTAGATGCAATCCCCTTAAATTAGACAG caaaaacaaattacactGGAATGTTGAACACATATTACATAAACGTGGTCTCTACGCCATCTCAACAAATGCACCAAGACAACAGTCCAAAGACCAATCTGAGGATAAAATTGAAGATAAATTTAGCAACAAATTGAAACAAGAGGATTGGGTGGTTTGGACTATTTCACAAGACAGGAATATGATTTGTCATTcagttgaaaataaaaaatgtctggGACAGTATAATAGTGCTGGTGGCTATGTGTATATGATTGACCCCTGTCCATATGATGCAAGGCA GTATGCCATATGTGTGGGAGATGGAGCAGTGCGTGTGTGGGAAACTGATTTAGATGAAGACCATAATCAACTGTCGAAGGGCACCTTACGGACATATTGGCAGAATGTCCAGGGAAAAGTACTCACTGTTGCATGGCATCCCACAACAGAAGATCTTTTGGCCTTCTCGACTGGGGAATCTCGg GTAGGTCTAATAAATACAAGTGGTAAGGGTGAGAAACCAGCTCGCCTTCTGGTGCCGGCAGGACGTGGCGGAGTCTACTCCATCAGCTGGGGCCAAGGGAACAACTTGTATGCGTGTGGGGGTGGTGAATTAGTCATGTACAATACGAAGAACTCCAATGATG ATCCTATACAAATACCTGTGCAAGTAGAGGGCAATAAATGGAGCCTTTGTTCCGTGCAATATAGCTCGCGGGGCTTACTAGTGGGAAGTACTGCCGGTGGAATTGCTCTATTAGATACAGAGAAACACCAACTTCAAACTGCTGCTTTTATCtttag tAAAATGATACATAAGGTGGATTGGCATCCGCAGCAGATATCTTCCTCCAGTGAAGACTCACCTTTACGGAATCTCATCGCTGTTAGCTCATTGGACAAGCAGAATCTTATTGCTATACTTGAGTATGATGATGAAGgag ATAGTCCAAAGATAGTGACGTGGAAGATGCTGGCAGGACACAAAGGCCCAGTAATTCAAGTGGCATGGAATCCTCACATTGACCACTATTTGCTCTCGTCCTCCGATGATTCTACAGTGCGA GTATGGGACGTAGTGCAAGGTGTGTGTACGCACATATTCGGTGGTCACACGCAGAAGTCCTTGGCCGTGGGTTGGGCTTCGTTCCCGCAACTCGCGAATACGGCATTGTCTGGCGGCGCCGACTATTCTTTGCGCCTCTGGGATATTCGTGACTTTAAGGCCGAGTCTTATgaag aaatgaagCACGAAATAGTTAAagagaagaaaaagaagaaagctGTCAAATCAGAAGATAAGTCTGATGATACAGCGACGGAAGCCGCCGAGCGAGTGAAGACTCATAAGAAATTCCTATTACCAACTATTGGGAGACAAATTTATCCAATAAATGCATCCAAGTTGAGGAAAATGGCTGAGAAAATGCTGAAGATGAGTGAAAGGGATGATGAAGAAGAGTTTCAAATGGATTTCCTGAAACTCTTTGGGAGCACTAACGATTTCAATTCTGTGTTGGATTTGGAGC TGGAGCAACACTTAGAAGCAAGAAGGCTCGAATCGTATATGATGTTATTGGTACTACGCGGTGATATTTCTAATATGGTACAATTCGCGAGCGAAAACGATCTTTTGACTCCATTTTTAGTCAGCCTGGCTCCGTGTGTATCATTTAA GTATTGGAAAGATACAATGCAGTTATATCTCGCTCAAATGGACAGATTGGCAGCGAAGGGAGAGCATGAGAAAACAAttt tacCAGAATCGTACGGTGGAGTTGTATATAGGAAGGCTGCGGTGTTATTGAGTCTTCACGATATCAAAGGAGCTGTCAATGAGCTGGTTGAAGGGCGGCTCTTTTTAGAGGCTTACCTACTTGCTAAAACaag ACACATGGATAGTATAGCAGAGGAGACCCTACATAAATGGGCAACGTTCGGCCGAGAAAATGGCTGTTACTCTATTTCGGCtttttg ccaAATAATTCTCGGTGACGCGTATCAAGCCTCAGTCTTATTATCAACGATAAACGACGAAGGTTGTTTAATGTTGTCCTCCGATTTGGCCAAATTGGCTGGACAGGAGACATTCGCGGAACATTTGGAcgacaaactaaaaaaaatacattccaCTGAAAAACCTAGTGAAAATCTTAAATCTTTGCCCACTAGAACTGAACTAGCGGTTAACGAAACAAATGGCGTAGAGACAAATGATGCATAG